In Flavobacterium sp. N1736, the following are encoded in one genomic region:
- a CDS encoding four helix bundle protein: MSHFKKILVWQKSISLVTKIYKATKTFPKEEIFGLTSQIRRSSVSIPSNIAEGSGRGSNKDFLRFLYISLGSIFEMQTQLEIAKNIIYINEEEFNNLYEDSREIERMLASLIRKLKDNN; encoded by the coding sequence ATGAGTCATTTTAAAAAAATCTTAGTTTGGCAGAAATCAATTTCCCTCGTTACTAAAATTTACAAAGCAACAAAAACGTTTCCGAAAGAAGAAATCTTTGGATTAACCTCACAAATACGCCGAAGTTCAGTTTCAATTCCAAGTAATATTGCAGAAGGATCAGGCAGAGGAAGCAATAAAGATTTTTTGCGATTTTTATACATTTCACTTGGTTCAATATTTGAAATGCAGACTCAACTTGAAATTGCAAAAAATATAATTTACATAAACGAAGAAGAATTTAACAATTTATATGAGGACAGTCGAGAGATTGAAAGAATGTTAGCGTCATTAATTAGAAAATTGAAAGACAATAATTAA
- a CDS encoding nucleoid-associated protein has protein sequence MINLFNTHIETLAIHRVGNKSRNEAIFLSEQPFNLNDEIVPLIKEYFFKPFREKEENYYQFAHEVDLDYNDMFKYATEIFNNPANLQEISKKITTHLFEQSNHPHIKNGEVYVTYLTNLSIDNNVVDAIGIFKSELQADFLQFEEKDSNLEMILQQGINLSKLDKGCLIFNYKKDEGYKILTVDSNRYDARYWLEHFLSVDAFEDENFITKKYLKFCQSFAKDVVLPAEDKKEEVMFMNRSVNYFAKNDQFEEQNFLNEVLDNPDLIPEFKNYKVDKGEKYSIEDVTSFPIANAAVSDARKSIKNVINLDTHIQIKMDFINPESAEKFVEKGWDEEKQMYYYLVYFNKEEKS, from the coding sequence ATGATCAACTTATTCAACACACACATCGAGACGCTTGCGATACACCGCGTGGGAAACAAGAGCCGAAACGAAGCCATTTTTTTATCGGAACAGCCTTTTAACTTAAATGACGAAATTGTGCCTTTGATAAAAGAGTACTTTTTTAAGCCTTTTAGAGAGAAAGAAGAAAACTATTATCAGTTTGCGCACGAAGTCGATTTGGATTATAACGACATGTTTAAATATGCTACGGAGATTTTTAATAATCCGGCTAATTTACAGGAGATTTCGAAAAAAATCACAACGCATTTATTCGAGCAGTCCAATCATCCGCATATTAAAAACGGAGAGGTTTATGTTACTTATTTAACAAATTTGAGTATTGACAATAATGTTGTTGACGCTATCGGAATTTTTAAAAGTGAGCTGCAAGCAGACTTTTTGCAATTTGAGGAAAAAGACAGTAATCTTGAAATGATTTTACAGCAAGGAATCAACCTTAGTAAACTTGACAAAGGCTGTTTGATTTTTAATTATAAAAAAGACGAAGGATATAAAATTCTAACTGTAGACAGTAACCGTTATGATGCGCGTTATTGGTTGGAGCACTTTTTATCTGTTGATGCTTTTGAAGATGAAAACTTCATCACAAAAAAATACTTGAAATTCTGTCAAAGCTTCGCAAAAGATGTTGTTTTACCGGCAGAAGACAAAAAAGAAGAAGTGATGTTTATGAACCGTTCTGTGAATTATTTCGCTAAAAATGACCAGTTTGAAGAACAAAATTTCTTAAATGAAGTATTAGACAATCCGGACTTAATTCCTGAATTCAAAAACTATAAGGTTGATAAAGGAGAAAAATACAGCATCGAAGATGTAACCTCATTCCCAATTGCGAACGCAGCAGTTTCTGACGCCAGAAAATCGATTAAAAACGTAATTAACCTGGATACTCATATTCAGATTAAAATGGATTTTATCAACCCTGAAAGCGCGGAAAAATTTGTTGAAAAAGGCTGGGATGAAGAAAAACAAATGTATTACTATTTAGTTTATTTCAATAAAGAAGAAAAAAGCTAG